The Puntigrus tetrazona isolate hp1 chromosome 3, ASM1883169v1, whole genome shotgun sequence genome contains a region encoding:
- the LOC122341528 gene encoding butyrophilin subfamily 3 member A3-like isoform X3 — translation MMQCLQFLVEPTKNVTEKFKEFRKKVKNEKREPLDESQLFIVNLAKDLGRVCQRSEVLENISKSEDVWPTLSCRAFILEWASLLESKKRPMLTDGWPERSDWKDLALSSEKDIESAKRVILTWTKDLRAQPEQSVWPGEQVVAALDDFENHWKKGRMATLQSAMELVFWMLVNKELDKENVPQKWLMWKQRSQKIGATPYVPHVVWDWISDAGVEVTLDLDTANPDLLISEDEKRMRCGFERKDVPNYHQRLDGWWCAVGTEGFASGRQYWEVDVGEMDWRIGVARESALRKGFKSLNTHTGYLTLRLERGTELKALTVPFTGLPAALIPRKVGVYLDYDQGQLSFYDAESRSHIFTYNETFDEKLFPLFGTVEIVKDLVIRSPGNRSQCLCPGMCLWG, via the exons ATGATGCAGTGTCTTCAGTTCCTGGTCGAACCTACCAAGAATGTTACGGAGAAGTTTAAG GAGTTTCGTAAGAAGGTGAAAAATGAGAAGAGAGAACCGCTGGACGAGAGCCAGCTGTTCATCGTCAACCTGGCCAAGGATCTGGGACGTGTGTGTCAG AGGTCGGAGGTGTTAGAGAACATCTCAAAGAGTGAGGATGTGTGGCCCACCCTCAGCTGCAGGGCCTTCATTCTGGAGTGGGCGTCGCTGCTAGAGAGCAAG AAAAGACCGATGCTGACTGATGGGTGGCCAGAGAGAAGCGACTGGAAGGATCTGGCTCTGAGCAGCGAGAAGGATATCGAGAGCGCCAAGAGGGTCATTCTCACCTGGACCAAAGACTTGAGGGCCCAACCcgag CAAAGTGTGTGGCCTGGAGAGCAGGTGGTGGCGGCTCTGGATGACTTCGAGAATCACTGGAAGAAAGGTCGGATGGCCACCCTGCAGTCGGCCATGGAGCTGGTGTTCTGGATGCTGGTCAACAAAGAACTAGACAAG GAGAACGTTCCTCAAAAGTGGCTGATGTGGAAACAGAGGAGCCAAAAAATAG GTGCCACCCCGTACGTTCCTCACGTAG tGTGGGACTGGATCAGTGATGCAGGAG TGGAGGTGACCCTTGACCTGGACACGGCCAACCCTGACCTGCTGATCTCCGAGGACGAGAAGCGCATGCGCTGCGGGTTCGAGCGCAAAGACGTGCCCAACTACCACCAGCGCCTCGACGGCTGGTGGTGTGCGGTGGGAACCGAAGGCTTCGCCTCTGGCCGCCAGTACTGGGAGGTGGACGTGGGAGAAATGGACTGGCGCATCGGCGTGGCCAGAGAGTCCGCCTTGCGTAAGGGCTTCAAGTCCCTGAACACCCACACCGGCTACCTGACGCTGCGGCTGGAGCGCGGCACGGAGCTGAAGGCCCTCACCGTGCCCTTCACCGGCCTCCCGGCCGCCTTGATTCCTCGAAAGGTCGGCGTCTACCTCGACTACGACCAGGGCCAGCTGTCCTTCTACGACGCGGAGAGCCGCTCCCACATCTTCACCTACAACGAGACATTTGACGAGAAGCTCTTCCCGCTCTTCGGGACGGTGGAGATCGTGAAAGACCTGGTGATCAGATCCCCCGGGAACAGGAGCCAGTGCCTGTGTCCCGGCATGTGCCTGTGGGGTTGA